The proteins below come from a single Bactrocera dorsalis isolate Fly_Bdor chromosome 5, ASM2337382v1, whole genome shotgun sequence genomic window:
- the LOC105233834 gene encoding protein phosphatase 1 regulatory inhibitor subunit 16B isoform X1: MVKGILVNRKADDAHKAQLKMEHADLVAEMQTVENLPTHERLQLARLRRTQQLKVARQKEKEWLKLQRAKGNATSALSGSHTTHHFRSNSGSASRHISFESSVVLLEAASRNDMHEVAELLERGITPDAANEDGLTALHQCCIDNNVEMLRLLLEYGANVDAQDSDKWTPLHAAATCGHLELVRILIDHGANLLAVNTDGNMPYDLCDDENTLDYIEAEMSKRGVTQELIDETRSSTERQMLKDLMEVARTGGDLEEPDYQGATPLHIAAANGYVRVVEFLLEMHVNVDAVDKDMWSPVHAAACWGHLEVLEMLAQCGADLNAKNKDDETPSDICEDPEIRERIEQLKTEQESKRLAEAQRRRVRRSQSNNTRAQSVRRTSLRDKTLTTKKDAVEEARLRLQAQEVFIAPDGTTHADTNGLSSSSSNNTTNNHHSTLALLDGVNDTTAATTLASTHDYNWLTKAPTNNNNNANNNNNNNNTISSNNNNDKKVAAYTASLATAASATTTTTTNGSVNTYLPHSLSAMDVMDASSHAFNSRRPPEGRENDELQLNAYKAGGGEHHRSTSASAMIVSDRNNMAAAAASTVGPDAVHIQSSKEAANGKINVQVTVLVDTTNTHHHQQQQQQQLQQSMLMPAHTLSMESLNSSAATLANLKKQRSLSRTNNGILISENGSVLGAANNTSNTINNHLHTGSANNNNSILANDTSSVAVNQQPLSGGLHPSHLEFNNGAGGGGGGGSITSGGEQSTGYSNASSMNKFSGITGDVVSDSTSSKKCCTLM; this comes from the exons ATGGTCAAGGGCATTTTGGTGAACCGCAAAGCGGATGACGCGCACAAGGCGCAGCTGAAAATGGAGCACGCCGACCTCGTCGCCGAGATGCAAACGGTGGAAAATCTGCCGACGCACGAGCGCCTGCAGCTGGCGCGACT CCGCCGCACACAACAGCTTAAGGTCGCGCGTCAAAAGGAGAAGGAGTGGCTGAAATTGCAACGCGCCAAAGGTAATGCGACCTCAGCGCTCAGCGGCAGTCACACCACACATCACTTTCGCTCGAACTCGGGCAGCGCCAGTCGCCACATATCCTTCGAGAGCAGCGTTGTGCTGCTGGAGGCTGCCAGCCGCAATGATATGCACGAAGTGGCCGAGCTGCTGGAGCGTGGCATTACGCCGGATGCGGCGAATGAGGACGGCCTGACGGCGCTACATCAATGTTGCATCGATAATAATGTTGAAATGTTGCGCCTGCTGTTGGAGTATGGCGCGAATGTGGACGCGCAGGATAGTGATAAATGGACGCCATTGCATGCGGCAGCCACATGCGGACACTTGGAGCTGGTACGCATACTTATCGATCATGGTGCGAATTTGTTGGCGGTGAATACGGATGGTAATATGCCGTACGATCTGTGCGACGATGAGAATACCTTGGACTACATAGAGGCTGAGATGTCGAAGCGCGGCGTGACGCAGGAGCTGATCGACGAAACGCGCTCATCGACGGAGCGTCAAATGCTGAAGGATCTGATGGAGGTGGCGCGCACGGGCGGCGATCTTGAGGAGCCGGACTACCAGGGTGCTACGCCG TTACACATAGCTGCGGCAAATGGCTATGTGCGCGTGGTGGAGTTCCTGCTGGAGATGCATGTCAATGTGGACGCGGTGGATAAAGATATGTGGTCGCCGGTGCATGCGGCCGCATGTTGGGGTCAT TTGGAGGTGCTAGAAATGCTTGCGCAATGTGGTGCCGATCTGAATGCCAAAAATAAGGATGACGAAACGCCTTCAG ATATTTGCGAGGATCCTGAGATACGCGAACGCATCGAACAGCTGAAAACCGAGCAAGAGAGTAAACGTCTGGCAGAGGCGCAACGGCGACGTGTACGACGCTCACAAAGCAATAACACACG CGCCCAATCTGTGCGCCGCACCTCCCTGCGCGACAAGACGCTAACAACCAAAAAGGACGCCGTCGAAGAGGCGCGTCTGCGTTTACAAGCACAAGAAGTCTTCATTGCACCGGACGGCACAACGCACGCCGATACAAATGGtctcagcagcagcagcagcaacaacactacCAATAATCATCATTCCACGTTGGCGCTATTGGATGGCGTCAATGACACGACAGCCGCCACAACACTTGCCTCCACGCACGACTACAATTGGCTCACGAAAGCGCcaacaaataacaataacaacgccaacaacaataataataataacaatacgaTTAGTAGTAATAATAACAACGATAAGAAAGTGGCAGCATATACAGCTAGTCTGGCAACGGCGGCGTCGGCAAccacaacgacaacaacaaacggTAGTGTTAACACGTATTTGCCGCATTCGCTGTCCGCCATGGATGTGATGGATGCCTCGTCGCATGCATTTAATTCACGTCGACCGCCGGAGGGTCGTGAAAATGACGAATTACAGTTGAACGCCTACAAAGCCGGTGGCGGCGAACATCATCGTTCGACATCGGCGTCAGCAATGATTGTTAGCGATCGTAATAACATGGCAGCGGCGGCCGCATCGACGGTCGGCCCGGATGCGGTGCACATACAGTCCAGCAAGGAGGCGGCGAATGGCAAGATAAATGTGCAAGTGACAGTGCTCGTGG ACACTACCAATACGCATCAtcatcaacagcagcaacaacaacagttgcagCAAAGCATGCTTATGCCAGCGCATACACTCTCCATGGAGAGTCTGAACTCTTCGGCAGCCACACTGGCCAATTTGAAGAAGCAACGTTCGCTTTCGCGCACAAATAAcggtatattgataagtgaaaATGGTTCTGTTCTAGGAGCCgccaacaacaccagcaacacgATCAACAATCATCTGCACACCggcagcgccaacaacaacaattcaataCTTGCGAATGACACGAGCAGCGTTGCGGTGAATCAGCAACCGCTGAGCGGCGGTCTACATCCCAGTCACTTGGAGTTTAACAACGGTGcgggcggtggtggtggtggtggtagtATAACGAGCGGTGGCGAGCAGTCGACCGGCTACTCGAACGCCTCGTCGATGAACAAGTTTAGCGGCATAACGGGTGATGTAGTTAGTGATAGCACGAGTTCCAAAAAATGCTGTACGCTAATGTGA
- the LOC105233834 gene encoding protein phosphatase 1 regulatory subunit 16A isoform X2, whose translation MVKGILVNRKADDAHKAQLKMEHADLVAEMQTVENLPTHERLQLARLRRTQQLKVARQKEKEWLKLQRAKGNATSALSGSHTTHHFRSNSGSASRHISFESSVVLLEAASRNDMHEVAELLERGITPDAANEDGLTALHQCCIDNNVEMLRLLLEYGANVDAQDSDKWTPLHAAATCGHLELVRILIDHGANLLAVNTDGNMPYDLCDDENTLDYIEAEMSKRGVTQELIDETRSSTERQMLKDLMEVARTGGDLEEPDYQGATPLHIAAANGYVRVVEFLLEMHVNVDAVDKDMWSPVHAAACWGHLEVLEMLAQCGADLNAKNKDDETPSDICEDPEIRERIEQLKTEQESKRLAEAQRRRVRRSQSNNTRAQSVRRTSLRDKTLTTKKDAVEEARLRLQAQEVFIAPDGTTHADTNGLSSSSSNNTTNNHHSTLALLDGVNDTTAATTLASTHDYNWLTKAPTNNNNNANNNNNNNNTISSNNNNDKKVAAYTASLATAASATTTTTTNGSVNTYLPHSLSAMDVMDASSHAFNSRRPPEGRENDELQLNAYKAGGGEHHRSTSASAMIVSDRNNMAAAAASTVGPDAVHIQSSKEAANGKINVQVTVLVGAANNTSNTINNHLHTGSANNNNSILANDTSSVAVNQQPLSGGLHPSHLEFNNGAGGGGGGGSITSGGEQSTGYSNASSMNKFSGITGDVVSDSTSSKKCCTLM comes from the exons ATGGTCAAGGGCATTTTGGTGAACCGCAAAGCGGATGACGCGCACAAGGCGCAGCTGAAAATGGAGCACGCCGACCTCGTCGCCGAGATGCAAACGGTGGAAAATCTGCCGACGCACGAGCGCCTGCAGCTGGCGCGACT CCGCCGCACACAACAGCTTAAGGTCGCGCGTCAAAAGGAGAAGGAGTGGCTGAAATTGCAACGCGCCAAAGGTAATGCGACCTCAGCGCTCAGCGGCAGTCACACCACACATCACTTTCGCTCGAACTCGGGCAGCGCCAGTCGCCACATATCCTTCGAGAGCAGCGTTGTGCTGCTGGAGGCTGCCAGCCGCAATGATATGCACGAAGTGGCCGAGCTGCTGGAGCGTGGCATTACGCCGGATGCGGCGAATGAGGACGGCCTGACGGCGCTACATCAATGTTGCATCGATAATAATGTTGAAATGTTGCGCCTGCTGTTGGAGTATGGCGCGAATGTGGACGCGCAGGATAGTGATAAATGGACGCCATTGCATGCGGCAGCCACATGCGGACACTTGGAGCTGGTACGCATACTTATCGATCATGGTGCGAATTTGTTGGCGGTGAATACGGATGGTAATATGCCGTACGATCTGTGCGACGATGAGAATACCTTGGACTACATAGAGGCTGAGATGTCGAAGCGCGGCGTGACGCAGGAGCTGATCGACGAAACGCGCTCATCGACGGAGCGTCAAATGCTGAAGGATCTGATGGAGGTGGCGCGCACGGGCGGCGATCTTGAGGAGCCGGACTACCAGGGTGCTACGCCG TTACACATAGCTGCGGCAAATGGCTATGTGCGCGTGGTGGAGTTCCTGCTGGAGATGCATGTCAATGTGGACGCGGTGGATAAAGATATGTGGTCGCCGGTGCATGCGGCCGCATGTTGGGGTCAT TTGGAGGTGCTAGAAATGCTTGCGCAATGTGGTGCCGATCTGAATGCCAAAAATAAGGATGACGAAACGCCTTCAG ATATTTGCGAGGATCCTGAGATACGCGAACGCATCGAACAGCTGAAAACCGAGCAAGAGAGTAAACGTCTGGCAGAGGCGCAACGGCGACGTGTACGACGCTCACAAAGCAATAACACACG CGCCCAATCTGTGCGCCGCACCTCCCTGCGCGACAAGACGCTAACAACCAAAAAGGACGCCGTCGAAGAGGCGCGTCTGCGTTTACAAGCACAAGAAGTCTTCATTGCACCGGACGGCACAACGCACGCCGATACAAATGGtctcagcagcagcagcagcaacaacactacCAATAATCATCATTCCACGTTGGCGCTATTGGATGGCGTCAATGACACGACAGCCGCCACAACACTTGCCTCCACGCACGACTACAATTGGCTCACGAAAGCGCcaacaaataacaataacaacgccaacaacaataataataataacaatacgaTTAGTAGTAATAATAACAACGATAAGAAAGTGGCAGCATATACAGCTAGTCTGGCAACGGCGGCGTCGGCAAccacaacgacaacaacaaacggTAGTGTTAACACGTATTTGCCGCATTCGCTGTCCGCCATGGATGTGATGGATGCCTCGTCGCATGCATTTAATTCACGTCGACCGCCGGAGGGTCGTGAAAATGACGAATTACAGTTGAACGCCTACAAAGCCGGTGGCGGCGAACATCATCGTTCGACATCGGCGTCAGCAATGATTGTTAGCGATCGTAATAACATGGCAGCGGCGGCCGCATCGACGGTCGGCCCGGATGCGGTGCACATACAGTCCAGCAAGGAGGCGGCGAATGGCAAGATAAATGTGCAAGTGACAGTGCTCGTGG GAGCCgccaacaacaccagcaacacgATCAACAATCATCTGCACACCggcagcgccaacaacaacaattcaataCTTGCGAATGACACGAGCAGCGTTGCGGTGAATCAGCAACCGCTGAGCGGCGGTCTACATCCCAGTCACTTGGAGTTTAACAACGGTGcgggcggtggtggtggtggtggtagtATAACGAGCGGTGGCGAGCAGTCGACCGGCTACTCGAACGCCTCGTCGATGAACAAGTTTAGCGGCATAACGGGTGATGTAGTTAGTGATAGCACGAGTTCCAAAAAATGCTGTACGCTAATGTGA
- the LOC105233833 gene encoding uncharacterized protein LOC105233833, with amino-acid sequence MTTSLQLYRYSFTAGAFAAGGSFFGRAPSQLSELPALTSGFAPTAAATYYLELLFLRAVPIILMVICNVLNWRYFLKALQCTEHTLTATVLTAATNYMLSFILGALVYREEITLMSTVGAIFIITGLWFLCKAQEEQKLSAKHKKSH; translated from the exons ATGACAACATCGTTGCAACTATATCGCTATAGTTTTACCGCGGGTGCCTTTGCTGCTGGCGGTAGTTTTTTTGGACGCGCGCCAAGCCAATTGTCGGAGCTGCCGGCATTGACAAGTGGATTTGCGCCAACAGCCGCGGCAACATACTATTTAG aattactTTTTTTGCGTGCTGTGCCTATTATCTTGATGGTGATTTGTAATGTATTAAATTGGCGCTATTTTCTAAAAGCTTTGCAATGTACTGAACATACATTGACTGCAACGGTGCTTACCGCTGCCACGAATTATATGTTATCG TTTATATTAGGTGCACTGGTTTATCGAGAAGAGATTACACTAATGTCAACGGTTGGtgctatatttattataaccGGCCTTTGGTTTCTATGTAAAGCACAAGAGGAGCAAAAACTAAGTGCAAAACATAAAAAGTCacattaa
- the LOC105233832 gene encoding caprin homolog encodes MPSASNKLEKQASIGSVHGTGGGNNGTGSGATKKSQDVINSNSNAVPENNANSTVLNNNIVNSTTNEGSVTSTSTNTKGVATNPVLEANIPMKQTITTIDHKIRNLEKRKTKLESYRTIQASGKELSSDQKAAVAKYDAVIAMLEFARDFSKQMWQFVKEAEKEQRKQARKDLITRALAETAKIREALVIQNIINCFEDETIRADFVNGANGALKLETADITILDKFCCDVRTTRPETVDDVPFVTAAQKAAELYSMTIDGRPKIYAENFTYDQIRLIFNKIQESGYLDKIYMATPEAEVEVKEEEEVFSNAADGEDVANADEIYLEEGLEKLNVSSIDVEDDLDEQNANAGLNEDAVLQTTIAGNGNDLAQQQQQQPNLPQQLVSQQATKEHLDVQQQVQGGIQPPQTQQQQPLNAVVIQPANAVAGAVPPNFPAPLQGTGAAPVHVAMFTAQQMQGAPPQMQQVPPGSIIGVPQVPPQMVPIAQAPPQQQRQLMTSPGTQAAAAQLPQGAIPIHGAPQPPPGHFTPTTVRAVEQGLFPHNRQQFIQQQMRPVAEIIGNGSFYFLQESELDSPELAGNAPIGSVVFEQQQQQPPQQTQQQPPISQDSLSQAQQQLQQQNILVHGGELQAAELHKNQQQHHLQQQQQIIQQQQQQQQQAQQSQPQQTIPTQTFTNQSFPPMQAAASVTAPTSANSSNTPTIASNNPSPMFPQQQQQQKHPQLFSPVGGPGMQPQDAVTAHKQQLLLTEQQQQQQQAPIMIMARMAAPQARLAQQNAQQQQQQLPQVPQQAQQPQPTLGMQPGDVRVSDVTAAGYLGFDNGVVGLAYEQQMQQQLAVVAKASAAAAAAAAAAAAAEELKVNEDLGTHSKFNASESVIANEWDAMSKATAASVRAAANISSTAVTNATATAALANALKSSSGVSSSSSVAGASNVLEQPTKWSAEMNALSNPSTPSGNSDNTPAIVRKIEWTSSNSSGGAGSGSGAGPSVGGSGGGYGDGNQSSGNAHESNHWNSNQQQDGGHYNNGRQFQRRRGRGSYGNSQQNGSGRGGSGIYFRNNENSSSGSYYQNGGGNVYSNKDSGSRYESGNYRGPRGSGGGNGGGGTGNGRGNAPPSRTLGGRNGSGGQSNPSSGSYMNRSSQRIPMGLDNKN; translated from the exons ATGCCTTCTGCTTCAAACAAACTGGAGAAACAAGCCTCCATAGGCTCTGTGCATGGTACTGGCGGTGGTAATAATGGTACTGGTAGCGGTGCCACAAAGAAGTCTCAAGATGTGATCAATAGCAACTCCAACGCTGTGCCCGAGAATAATGCGAACAGCACAGTATTGAACAATAATATTGTCAACAGTACTACTAATGAGGGTTCGGTTACCTCAACTAGCACCAATACAAAAGGAGTTGCTACGAATCCTGTGTTAGAAGCTAATATTCCAATGAAACAAACGATCACCACAATTGACCATAAGATACGCAATTTGGAGAAACGCAAG ACTAAATTGGAATCATATCGTACCATTCAAGCTTCTGGCAAGGAGTTGAGCTCCGACCAGAAGGCTGCTGTAGCAAAATATGACGCTGTTATTGCTATGTTGGAATTCGCACGCGATTTCTCCaagcaaatgtggcaatttgtgAAAGAAGCTGAAAAGGAGCAAAGGAAACAAGCACGCAAg GATCTGATTACACGTGCCCTTGCTGAGACTGCCAAAATCCGTGAAGCTTTAGTTATCCAAAATATCATCAATTGCTTCGAAGATGAGACCATTCGTGCCGACTTTGTAAACGGAGCCAATGGCGCATTGAAATTGGAAACTGCCGATATCACCATTTTGGATAAATT ttgTTGCGATGTACGTACGACCCGTCCCGAGACTGTAGATGATGTACCATTCGTGACTGCCGCACAAAAAGCGGCCGAACTTTATTCAATGACCATTGACGGACGCCCCAAGATCTATGCAGAAAACTTTACTTATGATCAGATACGTTTAATCTTCAATAAAATTCAGGAATCTGGTTATCTTGATAAGATCTATATGGCAACACCAGAGGCAGAGGTTGAGGTTAAGGAAGAGGAGGAAGTGTTTAGCAATGCCGCCGACGGTGAAGATGTGGCTAATGCAGACGAGATATATTTAGAGGAAGGATTGGAGAAGTTAAACGTATCATCTATTGATGTAGAAGATGATTTGGATGAGCAGAATGCCAATGCTGGTTTAAATGAAGATGCCGTTTTGCAAACAACAATTGCAGGTAACGGTAATGATTTggcacagcagcaacaacaacaaccaaacttGCCCCAGCAATTGGTGTCACAGCAAGCAACTAAGGAGCACCTTGATGTACAACAACAGGTACAGGGCGGTATTCAACCACCACAAacccaacagcaacaaccactgAATGCAGTTGTAATACAACCAGCAAATGCTGTAGCTGGCGCTGTGCCCCCCAATTTTCCAGCACCACTACAAGGTACAGGCGCTGCACCAGTGCATGTAGCCATGTTCACGGCACAGCAAATGCAAGGTGCACCACCACAGATGCAACAGGTGCCACCAGGCAGTATTATCGGTGTACCACAGGTACCACCACAAATGGTACCCATTGCACAGGCGCCACCGCAGCAACAGCGTCAGTTGATGACTAGCCCAGGCACACAAGCCGCCGCTGCGCAGTTACCCCAAGGTGCTATACCCATACATGGAGCACCACAACCACCACCAGGTCATTTCACACCAACAACAGTGCGCGCTGTAGAACAGGGGTTGTTCCCCCATAATCGCCAGCaatttatacaacaacaaatgcgtcCCGTAGCGGAGATAATTGGCAATGgtagtttttactttttgcaagAGAGCGAACTTGATTCACCAGAATTAGCTGGCAATGCACCCATTGGCAGTGTTGTGTtcgaacagcaacaacaacaaccgccaCAACAAACACAGCAGCAGCCACCAATTTCACAAGATAGTCTCTCTCAAGCCCAACaacagttgcaacaacaaaatattttagtacatgGTGGTGAGTTGCAAGCAGCAGAGCTGCACAAAAACCAACAGCAACAccatttacaacaacagcagcaaatcatacagcagcagcagcaacaacaacagcaggctCAGCAATCACAACCGCAACAAACAATTCCAACGCAAACATTTACCAACCAATCATTCCCACCCATGCAGGCGGCCGCAAGTGTGACAGCACCAACTAGTGCGAACAGCAGCAATACGCCTACTATTGCGAGCAACAACCCGAGCCCCATGTtcccacaacaacagcagcaacaaaagcatCCACAATTGTTCTCGCCCGTCGGGGGTCCGGGCATGCAGCCACAAGATGCGGTCACAGCCCATAAACAACAGTTATTGCTTAccgaacaacaacagcaacaacaacaagcaccaATTATGATAATGGCGCGTATGGCCGCACCGCAAGCACGTCTGGCTCAGcaaaatgcacaacaacaacaacaacaattgccacAAGTACCACAGCAAGCGCAACAGCCACAGCCAACATTGGGTATGCAACCAGGTGATGTACGTGTTTCGGATGTAACCGCCGCCGGTTATTTGGGTTTCGATAATGGCGTCGTCGGCCTAGCTTAcgaacaacaaatgcaacagcaACTAGCCGTGGTGGCTAAAGCCAGTGCagctgccgctgccgccgctGCAGCAGCCGCAGCAGCAGAGGAGCTGAAAGTAAACGAAGACTTGGGCACACACAGCAAGTTCAATGCCAGCGAATCGGTGATAGCCAACGAATGGGATGCTATGTCCAAAGCCACTGCGGCCAGTGTACGTGCAGCTGCAAACATCAGCAGCACTGCAGTCACCAATGCCACAGCCACTGCTGCGCTTGCCAATGCTTTGAAATCCTCGAGTGGTgtcagcagtagcagcagcGTTGCTGGCGCAAGCAACGTTTTGGAGCAGCCCACAAAATGGAGTGCCGAGATGAACGCGCTGTCAAACCCATCGACCCCAAGTGGCAACAGCGACAACACGCCAGCGATTGTACGCAAAATCGAATGGACGTCCAGCAACAGTAGCGGTGGTGCAGGTAGTGGCAGTGGCGCCGGACCCAGTGTTGGCGGTAGTGGTGGTGGCTACGGCGATGGCAACCAATCATCGGGTAACGCTCATGAATCCAATCATTGGAATTCAAATCAACAGCAGGATGGTG GTCACTATAATAACGGACGACAGTTTCAAAGACGACGCGGTCGCGGTAGTTATGGCAATTCGCAACAGAACGGCAGCGGTCGTGGCGGAAGTGGCATCTATTTCCGCAACAATGAAAATTCGTCGAGCGGTTCGTACTATCAGAACGGTGGCGGCAATGTGTACTCAAATAAAGATTCGGGCTCACGTTACGAATCCGGTAACTATCGTGGTCCGCGCGGCAGCGGCGGTGGCAATGGCGGTGGTGGCACCGGTAACGGACGTGGCAATGCGCCACCATCACGCACGCTTGGTGGGCGCAATGGCAGTGGCGGACAGTCGAACCCATCGTCTGGCTCATATATGAACCGCTCATCGCAGCGTATACCAATGGGTTTggataataaaaattga
- the LOC105233831 gene encoding echinoderm microtubule-associated protein-like CG42247 isoform X3, whose translation MYEDSDESSPFVMLSSPTKSWPASYGKKNGMWYASPGNQGWGSKPASRKPSIMEADLGTLSTTSGSIKRSAGRVIRIINNLDHSVQCRVLLNLRTSQPFEEVLEDLGQVLKINGAKKMYTGTGQEVRSFSQLRNEFADVDTFYLATGTALIAGSPIRRSRSRPSVVAAAPILPTEELPKVPLRGARPRSKSRPRILYAPESEILRANGEYSMLDIMKEEPTKVTIRGLRRTFYPPLHHAPADNTPPDKKLQLQWVHGYRGIDARRNLWVLPSGELLYYVAAVAVLLDREEDAQRHYTGHTEDIMCMDVHPSRELVASGQKAGRDRKSQAHVRIWSTESLQTLYVFGMGELDSGVTAVAFSQLNGGSYILAVDSGRESILSVWQWQWGHLLGKVATLQEGLSGAAFHPLDDNLIITHGRGHLAFWHRRKDGFFERTDIVKQPSRSHVTSVQFEPDGDVITADSDGFITIYSVDSDGAYFVRTEFEAHNKGIGCLIMLGEGTLLSGGEKDRKIAAWDSLQNYKKIADTKLPEAAGGVRTIYPQRPGRNDGNIYVGTTRNNILEGSLQRRFTQVVFGHGRQLWGLAAHPEDEVFATAGHDKHIALWRKNKLIWTIQTGYECVSLAFHPFGTALAAGSTEGHLLVINCENGSVMLTLRVCGSPLNCVAFNQVGDMIAMGSQNGSIYLFRVSRDGFSYKKVNKIRGSQPLTHLDWSMDGNFVQTVTIDFDLLFWDAKSLSPERSPIAMKDVKWLTSNCTVGFLVAGMWSNRYYSNNNTIIATCSRSAAQDMLVSGDADGYLRIFRYPCISPRAEFHEAKVYSGMLACSRFLYGDQTVVTVGGTDASLMVWDLVEE comes from the exons tGTCGTGTGCTGTTGAATTTGCGCACATCGCAGCCATTCGAAGAGGTCTTAGAAGATTTGGGTCaagtgttgaaaataaatgGCGCCAAGAAAATGTACACGGGCACAGGACAAGAG GTACGCAGCTTTTCACAACTACGCAACGAGTTTGCCGATGTTGACACATTTTATCTAGCAACTGGCACTGCCTTAATTGCCGGTTCGCCTATTAGGCGTTCACGTTCGCGCCCCTCCGTTGTCGCCGCAGCGCCAATATTACCCACAGAAGAACTGCCTAAGGTTCCTTTACGCGGTGCACGTCCACGCAGTAAAAGTCGTCCACGCATTCTCTATGCGCCGGAGAGTGAGATTTTACGTGCGAACGGTGAATACAGCATGTTGGACATTATGAAAGAGGAGCCCACCAAAGTGACTATACGTGGCTTGCGGCGTACCTTCTATCCACCATTACATCATGCGCCCGCGGATAATACGCCGCCCGATAAAAAATTGCAGCTACAGTGGGT TCACGGCTATCGTGGTATTGATGCACGTCGTAATCTCTGGGTTTTGCCATCGGGTGAGTTATTGTATTACGTAGCTGCTGTGGCTGTGCTGCTGGATCGTGAGGAAGATGCACAGCGACACTATACTGGACACACCGAGGACATTATGTG CATGGATGTACATCCATCACGTGAGCTGGTGGCTTCGGGACAGAAAGCGGGACGCGATCGTAAATCACAAGCGCATGTGCGCATTTGGAGCACCGAATCACTGCAGACACTTTATGTTTTCGGCATGGGCGAGTTGGATAGCGGCGTCACAGCGGTGGCCTTTTCACAACTG AACGGTGGCAGCTATATATTGGCTGTGGATAGCGGGCGCGAAAGCATACTTTCGGTTTGGCAGTGGCAATGGGGACATCTGCTCGGCAAAGTTGCA acGCTGCAAGAAGGCCTCTCAGGCGCCGCCTTTCATCCGCTGGACGATAATCTCATTATCACACATGGGCGTGGGCATCTGGCTTTTTGGCATCGTCGCAAAGATGGCTTTTTCGAACGCACCGATATTGTTAAGCAGCCATCACGTTCTCATGTCACCAGCGTGCAATTCGAACCGGATGGTGATGTCATCACTGCCGATTCCGATGGTTTCATAACCATTTATTCGGTTGACTCGGATGGCGCCTACTTTGTACGCACGGAATTCGAGGCACACAACAAGGGTATTGGTTGTCTGATTATGCTGGGCGAGGGTACGCTGCTGTCGGGCGGTGAGAAGGATCGTAAAATTGCCGCCTGGGACtctttacaaaattacaaaaaaattgcagaCACAAAA CTTCCAGAGGCCGCTGGCGGCGTACGCACTATTTATCCACAACGTCCCGGACGCAATGATGGCAATATTTATGTGGGCACCACACGTAATAACATTTTAGAGGGTTCACTACAGCGTCGCTTTACACAAGTCGTTTTCGGCCATGGTCGCCAATTGTGGGGCTTGGCCGCACATCCCGAAGATGAGGTGTTCGCCACTGCCGGCCATGATAAACACATCGCACTGTGgcgcaaaaacaaattaatttggaCTATACAAACCGGTTACGAGTGTGTTTCACTAGCTTTTCATCCATTTGGCACTGCACTGGCTGCTGGCAGCACTGAGGGTCATCTGCTTGTCATCAATTGTGAAAATGGTTCCGTTATGCTGACGTTGCGTGTCTGCGGCTCACCGCTGAACTGTGTAGCGTTCAATCAAG TTGGCGACATGATCGCAATGGGCTCGCAGAATGGCAGCATATATTTGTTCCGCGTATCGCGCGACGGTTTCTCTTACAAGAAGGTGAATAAAATACGCGGCTCACAGCCGCTCACACATCTGGACTGGAGCATGGATGGCAATTTCGTGCAAACGGTCACCATTGACTTCGATCTACTCTTCTGGGATGCCAAGTCACTCTCGCCGGAGCGCAGTCCCATTGCTATGAAAGATGTCAAATGGTTGACTAGCAATTGCACTGTTGGCTTTTTGGTGGCTGGCATGTGGAGTAACCGttactacagcaacaacaacacaattatTGCCACCTGCAGTCGTTCGGCGGCGCAAGACATGCTGGTGTCCGGTGATGCCGATGGCTATCTGCGCATTTTCAG ATATCCCTGTATTAGTCCACGCGCCGAATTTCACGAAGCGAAAGTCTATTCCGGTATGCTGGCATGTTCACGTTTTCTCTACGGCGATCAGACTGTTGTTACAGTGGGCGGCACAGACGCCTCACTCATGGTTTGGGATCTCGTAGAGGAATAA